The following nucleotide sequence is from Hevea brasiliensis isolate MT/VB/25A 57/8 chromosome 7, ASM3005281v1, whole genome shotgun sequence.
AAAATAATGTAGTTGTATGATGTAACTTTGTATTTGTCTGTTACAAATGGTTTAAATACTGAAAACTCTTTTTTGGTCCTGGAATATTAGTAATTGTGTCTATGAGTTGATATTAATCAAATAGTTAAGCTGATATTCTTTTTCACCCAACTGAGAAACATCAGCATTAACTTGTACATCTTTTTATAGAATACTAGAGAGACAGCCCATGCATTGAGGAAGTTACCTTTGGCAAAGGCTAAGAGGTATTTGGAAGATGTTATGGCTCACAAACAAGCTATACCTTTCCGACGTTTCTGTGGTGGTGTGGGGCGTACTGCTCAGGCAAAGAACAGGCACTCAAATGGGCAAGGAAGGTGGCCTGCCAAATCTGCCAAGTTCATTCTTGATTTGCTCAAGAATGCTGAGAGTAATGCTGAGGTATCTACTTGATCTTCACAAGGCCCCAACATTATTGTTTCATTGTTGAAATTTGTGAATAATTTAATTGTCCTTTGTCCAGGTCAAAGGCTTGGATGtcgataatcttttcatttctcacatCCAAGTGAATCAGGCACAGAAGCAGAGGCGTCGTACTTATAGGGCTCACGGAAGAATCAATCGTATGTTctgatttgaattatttatgtatTATATGCCTTTTTTATTTTGTTGTTTAATTGATATGAAGCTATTGTCATTTGTAGCTTACATGTCCAGCCCTTGCCACATTGAGTTGATTTTATCTGAGAAGGAAGAACCAGTGAAGAAGGAGGTAACTTGCTCATTACATGCAGCAAAATAGTATAAAAGAAGCTGAGAGCATAATAATATAAAAGAAGCAGAGAGCATAATGATATAAAAGTAGCAGAAAGCATAGTTCACTTATTCATTCCCTCATTTTCTTTGTTTGGTTTTGCAGCCTGAGACCCAACTGGCTACCAGCAAATCTAAGAAGTCTCAAGCTACTTGAAGTGCTGCTTCCGCCGGTGTGGCAACCATAATTTACCAAAGGAGCACAGCACTATTTAGTATTTGTCTTGTTTCAATCGGAGAGAATTTGGTTGCACTTCATTTAGAATGGGCAGTTATTTAGATGAATTGGAAAACTTGTTTGTTCACTTTTATCTCTGTTTAGTTGGTTGTTCTATGAGATTTTTATTGGAGATCCTATGTGGAAGTCTATCTTTGAGAGTTTTACTTGATGGTTGTGAAAAATACTATAGTTTTTGGTATTGGATTAATAACTTCCATTTTCATCCCAGACTGCTCTCTGTACATGTTCATTAGGCTAAACTGTTCAACATTCGATAATCTGCAAATGCTTCAATGAGTAAAACAGAAAGGTTA
It contains:
- the LOC110638163 gene encoding 60S ribosomal protein L17-2, which encodes MVKYSREPENQTKSCKARGSDLRVHFKNTRETAHALRKLPLAKAKRYLEDVMAHKQAIPFRRFCGGVGRTAQAKNRHSNGQGRWPAKSAKFILDLLKNAESNAEVKGLDVDNLFISHIQVNQAQKQRRRTYRAHGRINPYMSSPCHIELILSEKEEPVKKEPETQLATSKSKKSQAT